From a region of the Sporosarcina ureilytica genome:
- a CDS encoding MFS transporter: protein MKKAILLLMSVQFFVYLGFGIIIPILPEVIVQQNLSDIHVGGLITVYALASFFTAPLWGSLSDHTGRKKLILTGLVGFSLSFFLFALFINQLTLLYISRIIGGVFSGALYTAVTGFVADLTDEENRNKYMGLMGMSIGLGFIFGPAIGGILGNFGLQVPYIASGILTALLLIYASIILKEPERRGDANKRAWLPKGGMTLWSYRVRYLFLLSFTITLILAGIEATFQLFQIDKIAITPLQLGYLFMASGFVDAAIQGGVVRRVKNGTETKWIIGAQIVTAIGVVLIPFSSSLLWAGVALSIFTAGNALARTVLVSLTTKESGGQYGTAAGMTYSMDNMGRIIGPLLFTWLLTQTAGSLYFVSATIAILSIGLVFLFSLSNRSLKMVQAPTTK, encoded by the coding sequence ATGAAAAAAGCAATTCTTCTGCTAATGTCCGTTCAATTTTTCGTTTATTTAGGATTCGGCATCATCATTCCAATCCTTCCAGAAGTCATTGTGCAACAAAACTTGTCAGATATTCACGTTGGTGGTTTAATCACCGTTTATGCACTTGCTTCCTTTTTCACAGCACCTCTTTGGGGCTCATTATCTGATCATACTGGCCGAAAGAAGTTAATTTTAACCGGATTGGTTGGTTTTAGTCTTAGCTTTTTTCTCTTTGCTTTATTCATCAATCAACTAACACTTTTATATATTTCAAGAATTATCGGCGGTGTTTTCTCTGGCGCACTATATACTGCAGTCACAGGATTCGTTGCGGATTTAACTGATGAAGAAAACCGTAATAAATATATGGGCTTAATGGGGATGTCCATTGGGCTTGGCTTTATCTTTGGTCCAGCAATCGGCGGCATACTGGGGAATTTCGGTTTACAAGTCCCCTACATCGCATCAGGTATTTTAACCGCACTCTTATTGATCTATGCAAGCATCATCTTGAAAGAGCCTGAACGACGTGGAGATGCGAATAAACGTGCTTGGCTTCCGAAAGGCGGTATGACCTTATGGAGTTACCGCGTTAGATATTTATTTTTACTATCCTTTACCATCACACTTATCCTTGCGGGGATTGAAGCGACATTTCAATTGTTTCAAATCGATAAAATTGCAATTACCCCGCTTCAACTAGGTTATCTATTTATGGCAAGTGGATTTGTGGATGCAGCCATTCAAGGCGGTGTCGTCAGAAGAGTTAAGAACGGGACGGAAACGAAGTGGATCATCGGCGCGCAAATTGTCACCGCTATTGGTGTTGTCTTAATTCCATTCTCATCGAGCTTACTTTGGGCGGGCGTAGCACTCAGCATATTTACCGCGGGCAATGCGCTCGCACGTACAGTTTTAGTGTCCTTAACGACGAAAGAGTCTGGCGGCCAGTACGGGACCGCGGCAGGCATGACCTACTCCATGGACAATATGGGACGCATTATCGGGCCTTTATTATTCACATGGCTATTAACACAGACAGCAGGCAGCCTCTACTTCGTTTCAGCAACGATTGCCATTTTATCTATTGGTCTTGTCTTCTTATTTAGCCTATCCAATCGTTCATTAAAAATGGTACAAGCCCCCACTACAAAATAA
- a CDS encoding Lmo0850 family protein — MAQETELKKIISNLAKLGVSATKTKSRLEMLKVLMPPVQDPQIQSQ, encoded by the coding sequence ATGGCTCAAGAAACGGAATTGAAAAAAATCATCTCCAACTTGGCGAAGTTAGGTGTTTCAGCGACTAAGACTAAATCTCGTCTTGAAATGCTGAAAGTCCTCATGCCGCCTGTACAAGACCCACAAATTCAGTCACAGTAA